The Mastomys coucha isolate ucsf_1 unplaced genomic scaffold, UCSF_Mcou_1 pScaffold4, whole genome shotgun sequence genome has a segment encoding these proteins:
- the Eid3 gene encoding EP300-interacting inhibitor of differentiation 3 — MSEEKYSFTGGKEKREELVRSLAWQHLVKQGKEEKEEEEVKKEEEEEEDEKEEEESPESSSDDLTPETPCMHPDLLELAVDREKCRRIRRQYRQLIYTVQQNREDIVNTASDSLTEALEEANVLFDGVSRTREAALDAQFLVLASDLGKEKAKQLNSDMSFFNHTVFCDLLLMFVGLNWVEEECEELSNCDDSIALSFWGTLHREAMAWMLQAKTFHFIFGSFKAECSRQKPRLEHHKRACKMEGNGDMPTKLKKLDMHANQETTEKEVERILGLLQTYFQKYPDTPVSYFEFVIDPNSFSRTVENIFYVSFIIRDGFARIRLDQDRLPILEPTNVNQVDEEGDSCSYGRKQGVIALSLQDWKNIVSTFEISEAMIKNSY; from the coding sequence atgtctgaagaaaaatattcttttactggaggcaaagagaaaagagaggagctggtcaggagcctggcatggcagcACCTGgtgaagcaggggaaggaggagaaggaggaagaggaggtgaagaaggaagaagaggaagaggaagatgagaaagaggaagaggagagcccAGAGAGTAGCTCCGATGACCTGACTCCCGAGACCCCCTGCATGCACCCAGACCTCCTGGAGCTGGCAGTGGACCGAGAGAAGTGCCGCAGAATCCGCAGGCAGTACCGGCAGCTCATCTACACTGTGCAGCAGAACCGCGAGGACATTGTGAACACGGCCAGCGACTCACTCACTGAGGCCCTGGAGGAAGCCAATGTGCTGTTTGATGGAGTGAGCAGAACCAGAGAGGCAGCCCTCGATGCGCAGTTCCTGGTTTTGGCTTCTGATCTGGGTAAAGAAAAGGCAAAGCAGTTAAACTCCGATATGAGCTTTTTTAATCATACTGTCTTCTGCGACTTGCTGCTGATGTTTGTGGGCCTCAATTGGGTGGAAGAGGAGTGTGAGGAATTGAGCAACTGCGACGATAGCATAGCTCTTTCCTTCTGGGGCACATTGCACAGGGAAGCAATGGCCTGGATGCTGCAAGCCAAAACGTTCCACTTCATTTTTGGATCATTTAAGGCAGAATGTTCTAGACAAAAGCCCCGGCTTGAACATCACAAAAGAGCTTgcaaaatggaaggaaatggggaTATGCCTACAAAGTTGAAGAAGCTGGATATGCATGCTAATCAGGAGACGACAGAAAAAGAAGTTGAGAGAATCTTGGGATTGCTGCAAACCTACTTTCAAAAGTACCCCGATACTCCAGTGTCGTATTTTGAGTTTGTGATCGATCCAAACTCATTCTCTCGCACTGtggagaatatattttatgtttcttttattattagggATGGTTTTGCAAGAATAAGGCTTGACCAAGACAGACTGCCGATTTTGGAGCCAACTAATGTTAACCAGGTGGATGAGGAGGGTGATTCCTGCTCTTACGGCAGGAAACAAGGAGTTATAGCTTTGAGTTTACAGGACTGGAAAAATATTGTCTCCACTTTTGAAATTTCAGaggctatgatcaaaaactcataCTAA